Genomic window (Jeotgalibaca ciconiae):
AAAAACCTAATCTTCATCCTCATCAAACGCATCGTCGTCTTCCAATGCCTCTTTGCCAATGAACGCTTGCAGCATCCAAATGTTTTTATCTAAGTCATTTTTAAAAGCAATCAGTGTATCTTCTAAAGCATCGTCACCCTCATCTTGTACTAAACGAATAGCACGAATCGTTAATTCACGGGTACTTCTGAAATCTTCGATAATATTTTCAACCATGTCTTCTGCTTTAGCGTATTTATTGATGGCATCTTCTGAAAGCATGGAATATTTTTCAAATTCAGCGGTGGTTGAAGCCGGTTTATGACCGGAAATAATCAAGCGTTCTGCTAGTTTGTCGAACCATTCTTCGTTTTGATTATACAATTCTTCAAATTTTTCATGCAGGGTGAAGAAATTAGCGCCATTTACATACCAGTGATATTGGTGCAATTTCACA
Coding sequences:
- a CDS encoding Dps family protein, which translates into the protein MTENKASQERTPQERFQEEQEHKEHVHHTKINAAAISDHLLGNMHTLHVKLHQYHWYVNGANFFTLHEKFEELYNQNEEWFDKLAERLIISGHKPASTTAEFEKYSMLSEDAINKYAKAEDMVENIIEDFRSTRELTIRAIRLVQDEGDDALEDTLIAFKNDLDKNIWMLQAFIGKEALEDDDAFDEDED